The following coding sequences are from one Streptomyces angustmyceticus window:
- a CDS encoding acyl carrier protein codes for MNAAEVVNTLLVQRFGVAPVDIAEEAPLRSLRLDSLALEELRVLIEERLDIDLDEVTLTPRNTVGQLVAAVDGTVPA; via the coding sequence GTGAATGCGGCAGAAGTTGTCAACACCTTGCTGGTCCAGCGATTCGGGGTCGCCCCGGTCGACATCGCCGAGGAGGCTCCGCTGCGCAGCCTGCGCCTCGACTCCCTGGCGCTGGAGGAGCTCCGCGTCCTCATCGAGGAACGGCTGGACATCGACCTCGACGAGGTGACGCTGACCCCGCGGAACACGGTGGGCCAGCTGGTGGCGGCCGTCGACGGCACCGTGCCGGCATGA